The Chloroflexia bacterium SDU3-3 genome has a segment encoding these proteins:
- a CDS encoding glutamate--tRNA ligase has translation MAEITGPVRVRFAPSPTGYLHIGGVRTALFNWLFAKHYGGQFLLRIEDTDEARFVEGAADNLMDSLRWVGITWDEGPDIGGPHGPYVQSERKQAGIYQPYVEQLLESGHAYMSFTTPEELDQLRAEADARGQKAFRFRGPERDWTLAQQRELAATGKPYTVRLKVPTEGTTHFTDLIRGGEEGISIGNDQLYDIVLLKTTGMPVYHLAHLVDDHLMGITHVLRSDEWVPSAPYHVLLYRAFGWEQPQFAHLPVVLRQDGKGKLSKRKDDVAANRFWERGYLADAMFNYLALQGWSYDDHTEIMTRDEIVERFTVDRVQSSPARWNPEKLRDMNGIYIRKLSPEQVAKQILPFLASAGFEASADYLRTLVPLVHERLEELGQAPELLEFFFKDVSYPDTALLIPKKMDQAGTLAALQAARAKLAPAEGWSHAQLEEQLRALCEELGLKPGQLFGAIRVAVTGRSVAPPLFETLEALGKERTLARLEAAAQALA, from the coding sequence ATGGCAGAGATCACCGGCCCGGTGCGCGTGCGCTTCGCGCCCAGCCCGACAGGATACCTCCACATCGGCGGCGTGCGCACCGCCCTGTTCAACTGGCTGTTCGCCAAGCACTACGGCGGCCAGTTCCTGCTGCGCATCGAGGACACCGACGAGGCGCGCTTTGTCGAGGGTGCCGCCGACAACCTGATGGACTCGCTGCGCTGGGTGGGCATCACCTGGGACGAGGGGCCGGACATCGGCGGGCCACACGGGCCGTACGTGCAGTCCGAGCGCAAGCAGGCCGGGATCTACCAGCCCTACGTCGAGCAGCTGCTGGAGAGCGGCCACGCCTACATGTCCTTCACCACCCCCGAGGAGCTGGACCAGCTGCGCGCCGAGGCCGACGCGCGCGGCCAGAAGGCGTTTCGCTTCCGCGGCCCCGAACGCGACTGGACGCTGGCCCAGCAGCGCGAGCTGGCCGCCACCGGCAAGCCCTACACCGTGCGCCTGAAGGTGCCGACCGAGGGCACCACCCACTTCACCGACCTCATCCGAGGCGGCGAGGAGGGCATCAGCATCGGCAACGACCAGCTCTACGACATCGTGCTGCTCAAGACCACGGGCATGCCGGTCTACCACCTGGCCCACTTGGTCGACGACCACCTGATGGGCATCACCCACGTGCTGCGCTCGGACGAGTGGGTGCCCAGCGCGCCCTACCACGTGCTGCTGTACCGCGCCTTCGGCTGGGAGCAGCCGCAGTTCGCGCACCTGCCCGTGGTGCTGCGCCAGGACGGCAAGGGCAAGCTCTCGAAGCGCAAAGACGACGTGGCCGCCAACCGCTTCTGGGAGCGCGGCTACCTGGCCGACGCCATGTTCAACTATCTGGCGCTCCAGGGCTGGAGCTACGACGACCACACCGAGATCATGACGCGGGATGAGATCGTCGAGCGCTTCACCGTCGACCGCGTGCAGTCCTCGCCAGCGCGCTGGAACCCCGAGAAGCTGCGCGACATGAACGGCATCTACATCCGCAAGCTCTCGCCCGAGCAGGTGGCCAAGCAGATCCTGCCCTTCCTGGCCAGCGCCGGGTTCGAGGCCAGCGCCGACTACCTGCGCACGCTGGTGCCGCTGGTGCACGAGCGGCTGGAGGAGCTGGGGCAGGCCCCCGAGCTGCTGGAGTTCTTCTTCAAGGATGTGAGCTACCCCGACACGGCGCTGCTCATCCCCAAGAAGATGGACCAGGCGGGCACGCTGGCCGCGCTCCAGGCCGCCCGCGCCAAGCTGGCCCCCGCCGAGGGCTGGTCGCACGCCCAGCTTGAGGAGCAGCTGCGCGCGCTCTGCGAGGAGCTGGGCCTGAAGCCCGGGCAGCTCTTCGGCGCGATCCGCGTGGCCGTCACGGGCCGCAGCGTGGCCCCGCCGCTGTTCGAGACACTGGAGGCGCTAGGCAAGGAGCGCACGCTGGCCCGCCTAGAGGCCGCCGCGCAGGCCCTGGCCTAG
- a CDS encoding dihydrofolate reductase yields MKTILWATLTANGNYARSHVQPPKPETLADFADHVRQVGNFIVGRRTFENFAAGGPNSPSPFAGVDIVVVSRQPLPLPAVAPDPQAALALLEAKGHQTALISGGETLHNAFLAAGLVDELVLNIVPVLEDRGLNILLREGDYRELRLLEQRPLGSGIIQLRYALAR; encoded by the coding sequence ATGAAGACGATCCTCTGGGCCACCCTCACCGCCAACGGCAACTACGCACGCTCACACGTGCAGCCGCCCAAGCCCGAGACGCTCGCCGATTTTGCCGACCACGTGCGCCAGGTGGGCAACTTTATCGTCGGGCGACGGACGTTCGAGAACTTCGCCGCAGGCGGGCCGAACAGCCCGAGCCCGTTTGCTGGGGTTGACATCGTGGTGGTCTCCCGCCAGCCGCTGCCCCTGCCTGCGGTCGCGCCTGACCCGCAGGCAGCGCTGGCCCTGCTGGAGGCCAAGGGCCACCAGACCGCGCTGATCTCGGGCGGCGAGACCCTGCACAACGCCTTTCTGGCGGCGGGGCTGGTGGATGAGCTGGTGCTGAACATCGTGCCCGTGCTGGAGGATCGCGGGCTGAACATCCTGCTGCGCGAGGGCGACTACCGCGAGCTGCGGCTGCTGGAGCAGCGCCCGCTGGGGTCGGGCATCATCCAGCTGCGCTACGCGCTGGCGCGGTGA
- a CDS encoding FHA domain-containing protein codes for MAVVLELTAITGDERRKQFLAEKRVTSIGSAPGNDLVFYERHVEERHAEIHQMFGHFFIIPLTPNGRGVSLNGVPVSGRSRLAAGDVLTLGATSYRISIGKAS; via the coding sequence ATGGCGGTTGTGCTTGAGCTGACGGCGATCACTGGCGATGAGCGCCGCAAGCAGTTTCTTGCCGAGAAGCGGGTGACCTCAATCGGCAGCGCCCCTGGCAACGATCTGGTGTTCTACGAGCGCCACGTCGAGGAGCGGCACGCGGAGATCCACCAGATGTTTGGCCACTTCTTCATCATCCCGCTCACGCCGAATGGGCGCGGCGTGTCGCTCAACGGCGTGCCGGTCTCGGGCCGCAGCCGTTTGGCGGCGGGCGATGTGCTGACGCTCGGGGCTACCAGCTACCGCATCTCCATCGGTAAGGCGAGCTAA
- a CDS encoding NAD-dependent malic enzyme produces the protein MSQLCEEITGLSRHHDPKLNKGTAFTQEERDAYGLRGLLPPRVFTLDEQVERVLGNLRRKPNDLEKYIFLMALQDRNETLFYRTLVSHLTELMPIVYTPTVGQACQEYGHIFRRSRGLYISINDMGHVAEILNNWTEDDVRVIVVTDGERILGLGDLGANGMGIPVGKLALYTGCAGVPPWQCLPITLDVGTNNPALLEDPMYIGLQQRRAPREQYDALIEEFMQAVQVRFPDAMVQLEDFGNANAFRLLDAYRDRLSLFNDDIQGTGAVGLAGLYSALRISGQQMRDQQVVFLGAGEAAVGIAHMVVAAMVQDGLSHEEALRRCWFVDSKGLVVASRTDLNAHKREFAHEHAFAPDLFSAVEALRPTAIIGVAGQASMFTQPVVEAMARFNQHPIIFALSNPTSKQECTAEEAYTWTEGRAIFASGSPSAPVLYQGKTIVPGQGNNSYIFPAVGLAVVACKIARVTDDLFLAAAQALAKQVADSDIEQGRIYPPLSQVRSVSHVIATAVAEVAYQHGLAKLPRPADLDAYLRSYMYEPEY, from the coding sequence ATGTCTCAGCTATGTGAGGAGATCACCGGCCTTTCCCGCCACCACGACCCGAAGCTCAACAAGGGCACGGCGTTCACCCAGGAGGAGCGCGACGCCTACGGGCTGCGCGGCCTGCTGCCGCCGCGCGTCTTCACGCTCGACGAGCAGGTCGAGCGCGTGCTCGGCAACCTGCGGCGCAAGCCGAACGACCTTGAGAAATACATCTTCCTGATGGCCCTGCAGGATCGCAACGAGACCCTGTTCTACCGCACCTTGGTCAGCCACCTGACCGAGCTGATGCCGATCGTCTACACCCCCACCGTCGGCCAGGCCTGCCAGGAGTACGGCCACATCTTCCGGCGCTCGCGCGGCCTCTACATCTCCATCAACGACATGGGCCACGTCGCCGAGATCCTCAATAACTGGACCGAGGACGATGTGCGCGTGATCGTCGTCACCGACGGCGAGCGCATCCTTGGCCTAGGCGACCTGGGCGCGAACGGCATGGGCATCCCCGTCGGCAAGCTGGCGCTCTACACCGGCTGCGCTGGCGTGCCGCCCTGGCAGTGCCTCCCGATCACGCTCGACGTGGGCACCAACAACCCCGCCCTGCTCGAAGACCCGATGTACATCGGCCTCCAGCAGCGCCGCGCCCCCCGCGAGCAGTACGACGCCCTGATCGAGGAGTTCATGCAGGCCGTGCAGGTGCGCTTCCCCGACGCCATGGTCCAGCTGGAGGACTTCGGCAACGCCAACGCCTTCCGCCTGCTCGACGCCTACCGCGATCGCCTCAGCCTCTTCAACGACGACATCCAGGGCACCGGTGCGGTCGGCCTGGCCGGGCTCTACAGCGCGCTCCGCATCAGCGGCCAGCAGATGCGCGACCAGCAGGTGGTCTTCCTCGGCGCGGGCGAGGCCGCCGTGGGCATCGCCCACATGGTGGTGGCCGCCATGGTCCAGGATGGCCTCAGCCACGAGGAGGCCCTGCGCCGCTGCTGGTTCGTCGACTCCAAGGGCCTGGTGGTCGCCTCCCGCACCGACCTCAACGCCCACAAGCGAGAGTTCGCCCACGAGCACGCCTTCGCCCCCGACCTGTTCAGCGCCGTCGAGGCCCTGCGCCCCACCGCGATCATCGGCGTGGCCGGCCAGGCTAGCATGTTCACACAGCCCGTGGTTGAGGCCATGGCCCGCTTCAACCAGCACCCGATCATCTTCGCCCTCTCCAACCCCACATCCAAGCAGGAGTGCACCGCCGAGGAGGCCTACACCTGGACCGAGGGCCGCGCGATCTTCGCATCCGGCAGCCCCTCGGCCCCCGTGCTCTACCAGGGCAAGACCATCGTCCCCGGCCAGGGCAACAACTCCTACATCTTCCCGGCGGTCGGCCTGGCCGTGGTGGCCTGCAAGATCGCCCGCGTCACCGACGACCTGTTCCTGGCCGCCGCCCAGGCCCTGGCCAAGCAGGTGGCCGACAGCGACATCGAGCAGGGCCGCATCTACCCGCCGCTCAGCCAGGTGCGCTCGGTCTCCCACGTGATCGCCACCGCCGTGGCCGAGGTCGCCTACCAGCACGGCCTGGCCAAGCTGCCCCGACCCGCCGACCTGGACGCCTACCTCCGCAGCTACATGTACGAGCCGGAGTACTAG
- a CDS encoding prolyl oligopeptidase family serine peptidase, with translation MAAFSHPTTYTKREHTMSHPRWPRRLLRITAQFALGAVILVNLAAAKLAYISTHVLPADRPTFAQYATTPLAQAWGMLGGTTTDRPMSTATPDVVGLAYEVRSIPLDAGEQLEAWYVPEAQPRGVAIMFTGYMAAKDSMLRPAQELHQMGYACLLVDVRGAGGSSGELVTLGMREADDVAAAFGYAAQQWPGQPLVGYGISMGATALMRAAAQGQIAPAALILEGPFDSMLNTIGHRIERIAPRWPTSELVLLWGSLEIGQNGFAHNPSAYARAVTCPVLLMRGERDPWVRAEDMAAIAAALPTPPQVLTAPGEGHTMPFAVGAPGLWVPAVRSFLGGLPQ, from the coding sequence ATGGCGGCGTTCTCTCACCCCACCACCTATACTAAAAGGGAGCATACGATGTCTCACCCACGCTGGCCGCGCCGCCTGTTGCGCATCACCGCCCAGTTCGCGCTGGGCGCGGTGATCCTGGTGAACCTAGCGGCGGCAAAACTGGCCTATATCTCCACCCACGTGCTGCCCGCCGATAGACCCACGTTTGCCCAGTACGCCACCACGCCGCTGGCGCAGGCCTGGGGGATGCTGGGCGGCACCACCACCGACCGCCCGATGAGCACCGCGACGCCGGATGTGGTGGGGCTGGCCTACGAGGTGCGCTCCATCCCTCTGGATGCAGGCGAGCAGCTGGAGGCGTGGTACGTGCCTGAGGCCCAGCCGCGCGGCGTGGCGATCATGTTTACGGGCTATATGGCAGCAAAGGACTCGATGCTGCGGCCCGCGCAGGAGCTGCACCAGATGGGCTACGCATGCCTGCTGGTGGATGTGCGCGGGGCCGGGGGCAGCAGCGGCGAGCTGGTGACGCTGGGCATGCGCGAGGCGGATGATGTGGCGGCGGCGTTCGGGTACGCGGCGCAGCAGTGGCCGGGGCAGCCGCTGGTGGGCTATGGCATTTCCATGGGGGCCACGGCGCTGATGCGGGCGGCGGCGCAGGGCCAGATCGCGCCAGCGGCGCTGATCCTGGAGGGGCCGTTCGACAGCATGCTGAACACGATCGGGCATCGGATCGAGCGGATCGCGCCGCGCTGGCCGACATCCGAGCTGGTGCTGCTGTGGGGCAGCCTGGAGATCGGCCAGAACGGCTTCGCGCACAACCCGAGCGCGTACGCGCGCGCGGTCACGTGCCCCGTGCTGCTGATGCGCGGCGAGCGCGACCCGTGGGTGCGCGCCGAGGACATGGCTGCGATCGCGGCGGCGCTGCCCACCCCGCCGCAGGTGCTGACCGCGCCCGGCGAGGGCCACACGATGCCCTTTGCGGTGGGCGCGCCGGGCCTGTGGGTGCCTGCGGTGCGCTCGTTTCTGGGCGGGCTGCCGCAGTAG
- a CDS encoding NAD(P)-binding protein: MTSITILGGGVAGLTAAVQLAERGLRPLLLEAEPEQIGGRLRDTPPVTVEHAGEAWSFPAEHGVHGIWSPYRNLLALLERHGITPDMAPSREETWIYGEGRSVRMAHIGSAIRGSWVPAPFHYLALFLRPSFLAMLTPADIVSMFAVEGSLIGVMAIDPLAEGKSLAGMTLADLTRGWSPRIRSLFAGLARNALAAHPEQAPAAGFIAFLRFYTLLRRDAWGFHYLRGTGGGGISGPLAAKARELGVEIRLGSRATRLERAGQGWRVTYERGGQEHAVESEQVVLALDSPSAARLLRDSPPTAAQAADMVFPAGVPTVIMRFWYDTTPKGAVAETGICTGDFLVDNFFWLHRLQPAYQAWHEATGGSAVEAHIYGPQEIADRPDGALLAQTSFDMARAFPELRDRMIHCTIDRNPATHTLFTPGAPERSLAVRTPWPGLVACGDWVFDPNPALYLERATTTGMLAANAVLEACGLEPWPLLPHPSPEPLAGAMARGLQRLRHAMLRRRARGKE, from the coding sequence ATGACATCCATCACCATCCTTGGCGGCGGGGTCGCCGGGCTGACAGCTGCGGTGCAGCTGGCCGAGCGCGGCCTGCGCCCCCTGCTGCTTGAGGCCGAGCCAGAGCAGATCGGCGGGCGGCTGCGCGACACCCCGCCGGTGACGGTCGAGCACGCGGGCGAGGCGTGGAGCTTTCCCGCCGAGCACGGCGTCCACGGCATCTGGTCGCCCTACCGCAACCTGCTGGCGCTGCTAGAGCGCCACGGTATCACCCCCGACATGGCGCCATCGCGCGAGGAGACCTGGATCTACGGCGAGGGCCGCAGCGTGCGGATGGCCCACATCGGCAGCGCCATCCGGGGCAGCTGGGTGCCTGCGCCGTTCCACTACCTGGCGCTGTTCCTACGGCCCAGCTTCCTGGCTATGCTGACGCCCGCCGATATCGTGTCGATGTTCGCGGTCGAAGGCTCGCTGATCGGCGTGATGGCGATCGACCCGCTGGCCGAGGGCAAGTCGCTGGCGGGCATGACGCTGGCCGACCTCACACGGGGCTGGTCGCCGCGCATCCGCAGTCTGTTCGCCGGGCTGGCGCGCAACGCGCTGGCGGCGCACCCCGAGCAGGCACCGGCGGCGGGGTTTATTGCCTTCCTGCGCTTCTACACGCTGCTGCGGCGCGATGCCTGGGGCTTCCACTACCTGCGCGGCACGGGCGGCGGCGGCATCAGCGGGCCGCTGGCGGCGAAGGCGCGCGAGCTGGGCGTGGAGATCCGGCTGGGTAGCCGGGCCACGCGGCTGGAGCGGGCGGGCCAGGGCTGGCGCGTGACCTACGAGCGGGGCGGGCAGGAGCACGCGGTGGAGAGCGAGCAGGTGGTGCTGGCGCTCGACTCGCCATCCGCCGCGCGGCTGCTGCGCGACAGCCCGCCCACCGCCGCGCAGGCCGCCGACATGGTGTTCCCCGCCGGGGTTCCCACCGTGATCATGCGCTTCTGGTATGACACCACGCCCAAGGGCGCGGTGGCCGAGACGGGGATCTGCACCGGCGATTTCCTGGTGGATAACTTTTTCTGGCTGCACCGCCTGCAGCCCGCCTACCAGGCTTGGCACGAGGCCACCGGCGGCAGCGCGGTGGAGGCCCACATCTACGGCCCGCAGGAGATCGCGGATCGACCGGACGGCGCGCTGCTGGCCCAGACCAGCTTCGACATGGCCCGCGCCTTCCCCGAGCTGCGCGACCGCATGATCCACTGCACGATCGACCGCAACCCTGCGACCCACACGCTGTTCACCCCCGGCGCCCCAGAGCGCTCGCTGGCGGTGCGCACGCCCTGGCCCGGGCTAGTGGCCTGTGGCGACTGGGTGTTCGACCCCAACCCCGCGCTGTACCTGGAGCGGGCGACCACCACCGGCATGCTGGCGGCCAACGCCGTGCTGGAGGCATGCGGGCTAGAGCCGTGGCCGCTGCTGCCCCACCCCAGCCCCGAGCCGCTGGCCGGGGCGATGGCGCGCGGCCTCCAGCGGCTGCGCCACGCGATGCTCCGGCGGCGGGCGCGGGGCAAGGAGTAG
- a CDS encoding AraC family transcriptional regulator: MDVLTDVLNGLELKGWLSSRRELTPRWRVAFLASSDSVFHMLRFGAGYIFVEGEERAIEVGQGDVVFFPRGQAHTICDDPAAPLSYTVPLDHTIGQPYEIFPSAGGRTDQALLCGAFRFEHPGLFPLLHLLPNVIHIPGAHGHMQPAFAAIVNLIASESASPQPGRGAVLSRLAELLVIQMLRVWIEQQDAAATGWLAALRDGPIGGAVGLIHQHPERQWKVEELASAVALSRSAFSARFTQLVGEPPMRYLTRWRMHCATRLLKKDSMPTEEIAERLGYESEGAFRKAFKREVRLTPAQYRRRRSASAAG, translated from the coding sequence ATGGATGTGCTCACCGATGTGCTCAACGGCCTAGAGCTAAAGGGCTGGCTCTCCTCGCGCCGCGAGCTGACGCCGCGCTGGCGTGTGGCCTTCCTGGCATCGAGCGACAGCGTCTTTCACATGCTGCGATTTGGCGCGGGCTACATCTTTGTGGAGGGCGAGGAGCGAGCCATCGAGGTGGGGCAGGGCGACGTGGTGTTCTTCCCCAGGGGGCAGGCCCACACGATCTGCGACGACCCCGCCGCGCCGCTGAGCTACACCGTCCCGCTCGACCACACCATAGGCCAGCCCTACGAGATCTTCCCCAGCGCGGGCGGGCGCACCGACCAGGCGCTGCTGTGCGGCGCGTTTCGCTTCGAGCACCCCGGCCTCTTCCCGCTGCTGCACCTGCTGCCCAACGTGATCCACATCCCCGGCGCGCACGGGCACATGCAACCAGCCTTCGCCGCCATCGTCAACCTGATCGCCAGCGAGTCGGCTTCACCCCAGCCAGGCCGAGGGGCGGTGCTCAGCCGCCTCGCCGAACTGCTGGTGATCCAGATGCTCCGCGTGTGGATCGAGCAGCAGGATGCGGCGGCCACCGGCTGGCTTGCGGCCCTGCGCGACGGCCCAATCGGCGGCGCGGTCGGCCTGATCCACCAGCACCCCGAGCGCCAGTGGAAGGTCGAGGAGCTAGCCAGCGCCGTCGCGCTCTCGCGCTCGGCCTTCTCGGCCCGCTTCACGCAGCTGGTGGGCGAGCCGCCCATGCGCTACCTCACGCGCTGGCGCATGCACTGCGCCACCCGGCTGCTCAAAAAGGACAGCATGCCGACCGAGGAGATCGCCGAGCGGCTGGGCTACGAGTCCGAGGGCGCATTCCGCAAGGCCTTCAAGCGCGAGGTGCGCCTGACGCCCGCGCAGTACCGCAGGCGGCGCAGCGCCAGCGCGGCGGGCTAG
- a CDS encoding type III polyketide synthase: MPSIRAIGTALPPHQVAQDQARDFARAYFGPAFPGIDRYMSVFAHAQIDNRAIAAPLEWFQTPRSFKECNDLFIQVATDIAQQAAEQCLRSAGLGAGDIDHLIFVTTTGLAAPSLDAMLINRMGMGPHTRRTPIWGLGCAGGVGGLARAYDYALAHPAERVLLVTSELCSLTFQWDDFSKRNLIASSLFSDGAAALLVEGDAVAQAGPRILATQSTLWPDTREVMGWDIVDTGMRVVFSPRIPHIVQTLMRDNVAELLAAHGLTLDSVAHWVLHPGGAKVVRAYEDALGIDPERLRHTRGVLRDHGNMSSSTVFFVLDRFLREGSVRPGEYGVLAVLGPGFSCELALVQG, from the coding sequence ATGCCCAGCATTCGCGCCATCGGCACCGCGCTGCCGCCGCACCAGGTCGCGCAGGATCAGGCCCGCGACTTCGCCCGCGCCTACTTCGGCCCGGCCTTCCCCGGCATCGACCGCTATATGAGCGTGTTCGCCCACGCCCAGATCGACAATCGCGCCATCGCCGCGCCGCTGGAGTGGTTCCAGACGCCCCGTAGCTTCAAAGAGTGCAACGACCTGTTCATCCAGGTCGCCACCGACATCGCCCAGCAGGCCGCCGAGCAGTGCCTGCGCTCGGCGGGGCTGGGCGCGGGCGATATCGACCACCTGATCTTCGTGACCACCACCGGGCTGGCCGCGCCCAGCCTGGATGCCATGCTGATCAACCGCATGGGCATGGGGCCGCACACCCGCCGCACACCCATCTGGGGGCTGGGCTGCGCGGGCGGCGTGGGCGGGCTGGCCCGCGCCTACGACTATGCCCTGGCCCACCCCGCCGAGCGAGTGCTGCTGGTCACATCCGAGCTGTGCAGCCTGACCTTCCAGTGGGACGACTTCTCCAAGCGCAACCTGATCGCCTCCTCGCTCTTTTCCGACGGCGCGGCGGCCCTGCTGGTGGAGGGCGACGCCGTGGCCCAGGCCGGGCCGCGCATCTTGGCCACCCAGAGCACGCTCTGGCCCGACACCCGCGAGGTGATGGGCTGGGATATCGTGGACACCGGCATGCGTGTGGTGTTCTCGCCGCGCATCCCACACATCGTGCAGACGCTGATGCGCGACAACGTGGCCGAGCTGCTGGCCGCCCACGGGCTCACGCTCGACAGCGTGGCCCACTGGGTGCTGCACCCCGGCGGCGCCAAGGTGGTGCGCGCCTACGAGGATGCGCTGGGCATCGACCCCGAGCGCCTGCGCCATACGCGCGGCGTGCTGCGCGACCACGGCAACATGTCGTCATCCACGGTGTTCTTCGTGCTCGATCGGTTTCTGCGCGAGGGGTCGGTGCGCCCGGGCGAGTATGGGGTGCTGGCGGTGCTGGGGCCTGGGTTCAGCTGCGAGCTGGCCCTGGTGCAGGGTTAG
- a CDS encoding CBS domain-containing protein: protein MQSDSVQRVRIYLSEKDTISGRPSYLATLETLREAGATGATALRGLAGFGVSQRLATESGDPNQKLPVVIEWIDRADRVGRILPSLDALLPDALITIEQVQIYRATLRSSGPFGERRVGDLAARDVATIASHRSVADAIRLMLGAHSALPITDDQQRLVGTFSHADMRRHAQLAPELLAALPEAQRAALLAPLEATPLAQAIRSEVLALSVDSSVLQATKAMIEWGLDEVPVTNREGRFHGIFTTSHALQAAQESRAASDSPIRDAERPSPIGLLMQGVRKSVLGYALANEGIERLAEVGDVPLVVLDNGHPLGVLDIGALLAGAEPPLRDSLVAFFRSGQPSSPALAELLGETRVASLPLAPLPSLPTAAGYDQAIALLHEQGSAWLAAVDEQGRAQGLIGQRTILRALVQESGA, encoded by the coding sequence ATGCAATCCGACAGCGTTCAGCGTGTACGAATCTACCTGAGCGAGAAAGATACGATCAGCGGGCGTCCCAGCTACCTGGCTACGCTTGAGACCCTGCGCGAGGCCGGGGCCACCGGCGCGACCGCGCTGCGCGGGCTGGCCGGGTTCGGCGTGAGCCAGCGGCTGGCCACCGAGAGCGGCGACCCCAACCAGAAGCTGCCGGTGGTGATCGAGTGGATCGACCGCGCCGACCGCGTGGGCCGCATCCTGCCCTCGCTCGACGCGCTGCTGCCCGACGCCCTGATCACCATCGAGCAGGTGCAGATCTACCGCGCCACCCTGCGCAGCAGCGGGCCGTTCGGTGAGCGCCGCGTGGGCGACCTGGCCGCCCGCGATGTGGCCACCATCGCGTCCCACCGCAGCGTGGCCGACGCCATCCGCCTGATGCTGGGGGCGCACAGCGCCCTGCCGATCACCGACGACCAGCAGCGCCTGGTGGGCACCTTCAGCCACGCCGACATGCGCCGCCACGCCCAGCTCGCCCCCGAGCTGCTGGCCGCCCTGCCCGAGGCCCAGCGCGCCGCGCTGCTGGCCCCGCTTGAGGCCACGCCGCTCGCCCAGGCCATCCGCAGCGAGGTGCTGGCGCTCTCGGTCGACTCGTCGGTGCTGCAGGCCACCAAGGCCATGATCGAGTGGGGCCTCGACGAGGTGCCCGTCACCAATCGCGAGGGCCGCTTCCACGGCATTTTCACCACCAGCCACGCGCTCCAGGCCGCCCAGGAGAGCCGCGCCGCATCCGACAGCCCCATCCGCGACGCCGAGCGGCCCTCGCCGATCGGGCTGCTGATGCAGGGCGTGCGCAAGTCGGTGCTAGGCTACGCCCTGGCCAACGAGGGCATCGAGCGGCTCGCCGAGGTCGGCGATGTGCCGCTGGTGGTGCTCGACAACGGCCACCCCCTAGGCGTGCTCGACATCGGCGCGCTGCTGGCCGGGGCCGAGCCGCCCCTGCGCGATTCGCTGGTGGCCTTCTTCCGCAGCGGCCAGCCCAGCAGCCCGGCCCTGGCCGAGCTGCTGGGCGAGACCCGCGTGGCCTCGCTGCCGCTCGCGCCCCTGCCCAGCCTACCCACCGCCGCCGGGTACGATCAGGCCATCGCGCTGCTGCACGAGCAGGGCAGCGCCTGGCTGGCGGCGGTGGATGAGCAGGGCCGCGCCCAGGGCCTGATCGGCCAGCGCACCATCCTGCGGGCGCTGGTGCAGGAGAGCGGCGCGTAG